The Luteitalea sp. genomic sequence TCCACGTAGATCTGCTTTCCCTTCTTCAAGTAGTCCTGCAGAGACTCGGCTTGCTTGCCGAAGAGAACGACCCGGTGCCACTCCGTCTGGTCCTGCCAGTCGCCTGTCCGCGAGTCCTTCCGCCGGTCCGTGGTTGCCAGGCTGAAGTTCGATACGGCCACGCCAGCCGGCGTGAAGCGCAGCTCGGCGTCGCGTCCGAGATTGCCAACGAGAATCACTTTGTTCACACTGCCCATGGTCTGTTCCCTCAGAATTCACTTGAATTGGCACTCGTAGCGCAGGCCTTTAGGCCTGCCAACTGCGGGGCCAGGCAGGCCTAAAGGCCTGCGCTACGTGCGTCGATCGAGGCGCAAGCCCTATGTGCAAGAACGAGTCCGACAGGATGGTGCGACTTGTACTCCGATATCCGGGTCTCGATTAGCGTCGGCGGGGGTGCGAGCTGCAGAAACTGAAGCAGACGTACCCCCGCGCCTGTTGCAGTTATTACCGTGACCGGCGGTTCATGCCGTCGAGGACCTGCTTGGCGAGCGTTGCCGCTTCGCTATCGGAGTGTTCCTTGATGACGGTCTCGAACGCCTCACGGGCGCGATCTTCCTCATCGAGCAGACTGAGCGCAAGTCCCTTCTTGTACAAAGAATCTGGCACCTTGTCGCCGTCCGGATAGTCTGCGATCACTTTGTCATATGACGAGACCGCATCGGTCAGCTTTTGGTCCATCGAGTAGGCCTCGCCAATGAGGAACTGCGCGTTGTCGGCGAGATCGGACTGAGGGAACGTGCGAAGGAAGCTGTCGAACCCAGCGATGGCGAGCGTCCACTGCCCGGAGGCGTAGTCGGCAAATGCCGAGTCGAACATGCGGGAGGGAGAGGCACCGGGCGGAATGGCGGGAGCCGCCGCTGCCTCCGGTGAAGCCTCTTCGGTTGGATCCGTCTCTGATGTGTCCGCGGGCAGC encodes the following:
- the ssb gene encoding single-stranded DNA-binding protein — translated: MGSVNKVILVGNLGRDAELRFTPAGVAVSNFSLATTDRRKDSRTGDWQDQTEWHRVVLFGKQAESLQDYLKKGKQIYVEGRLQTRSWDDRDGQKRYTTEVLADRIQLLGGAPRGAAATDADSGAPEPAPVGGPAADDDIPF
- the ybgF gene encoding tol-pal system protein YbgF, translating into ADQKLLVDNLGNDVSVVREKLDDTGVRLNSLSQEMDALRRSVVSAAAARTETPTPMPVTREGETASPATTGPEPNPETTGPETTSPETTSPETAEPSGTTLLPVLPADTSETDPTEEASPEAAAAPAIPPGASPSRMFDSAFADYASGQWTLAIAGFDSFLRTFPQSDLADNAQFLIGEAYSMDQKLTDAVSSYDKVIADYPDGDKVPDSLYKKGLALSLLDEEDRAREAFETVIKEHSDSEAATLAKQVLDGMNRRSR